One region of Bubalus bubalis isolate 160015118507 breed Murrah chromosome 15, NDDB_SH_1, whole genome shotgun sequence genomic DNA includes:
- the SBSPON gene encoding somatomedin-B and thrombospondin type-1 domain-containing protein isoform X1, producing the protein MRTLWMALCVLARLWPGALAGCADAGRCCPGRDPDCFASGWRQDRVYGTCFCDQACRLTGDCCFDYARACPARPCIVGEWSPWSGCAGQCRPTARVRRRAVQQEPQNGGEPCPALEERAGCLEYATPQGQDCGHAFVPAFITTSAFNKERTRQAVSPHWTTNTEDAGYCMEFKTESLTHHCAMENRPLTRWMQYLREGYTVCVDCQPPAMNSVSLRCSGDGLDSDGNQTLHWQAIGNPRCQGTWKKVRRVEQCSCPAVHSFIFI; encoded by the exons ATGAGGACGCTGTGGATGGCGCTGTGCGTGCTGGCGCGGCTGTGGCCCGGGGCCCTGGCCGGCTGCGCGGACGCCGGGCGCTGCTGCCCCGGCCGGGACCCCGACTGTTTCGCCAGCGGCTGGAGGCAGGACCGGGTCTACGGGACGTGCTTCTGCGACCAAGCCTGCCGCCTCACCGGGGACTGCTGCTTCGACTATGCCAGGGCGTGCCCAG CTCGCCCGTGCATCGTTGGGGAGTGGAGCCCCTGGAGCGGTTGTGCCGGCCAGTGTCGGCCCACGGCGCGCGTGCGGAGGCGCGCGGTGCAGCAGGAGCCTCAGAACGGCGGCGAGCCCTGCCCGGCCCTGGAGGAGAGAGCCGGCTGCCTGGAGTACGCGACGCCGCAGGGCCAGGACTGCGGGCATGCCTTCG TCCCTGCCTTTATAACTACCTCTGCGTTCAACAAGGAGCGAACAAGACAGGCGGTCTCCCCACACTGGACCACAAACACAGAGGACGCTGG aTACTGTATGGAGTTCAAGACAGAGTCATTGACTCACCACTGTGCCATGGAAAATCGCCCCCTGACCCGATGGATGCAATATCTCCGAGAGGGCTACACAGTGTGTGTGGACTGTCAGCCTCCAGCTATGAACTCTGTGAGCCTTCGTTGTTCTGGCGATGGCTTGGACTCTGACGG AAATCAGACCCTCCATTGGCAAGCAATTGGCAATCCTCGATGTCAAGGAACTTGGAAAAAAGTTCGGCGGGTAGAACAGTGTTCTTGTCCAGCTGTtcacagtttcatttttatatag
- the SBSPON gene encoding somatomedin-B and thrombospondin type-1 domain-containing protein isoform X2 — translation MRTLWMALCVLARLWPGALAGCADAGRCCPGRDPDCFASGWRQDRVYGTCFCDQACRLTGDCCFDYARACPARPCIVGEWSPWSGCAGQCRPTARVRRRAVQQEPQNGGEPCPALEERAGCLEYATPQGQDCGHAFGTALSLIAVPGCPCLYNYLCVQQGANKTGGLPTLDHKHRGRWILYGVQDRVIDSPLCHGKSPPDPMDAISPRGLHSVCGLSASSYELCEPSLFWRWLGL, via the exons ATGAGGACGCTGTGGATGGCGCTGTGCGTGCTGGCGCGGCTGTGGCCCGGGGCCCTGGCCGGCTGCGCGGACGCCGGGCGCTGCTGCCCCGGCCGGGACCCCGACTGTTTCGCCAGCGGCTGGAGGCAGGACCGGGTCTACGGGACGTGCTTCTGCGACCAAGCCTGCCGCCTCACCGGGGACTGCTGCTTCGACTATGCCAGGGCGTGCCCAG CTCGCCCGTGCATCGTTGGGGAGTGGAGCCCCTGGAGCGGTTGTGCCGGCCAGTGTCGGCCCACGGCGCGCGTGCGGAGGCGCGCGGTGCAGCAGGAGCCTCAGAACGGCGGCGAGCCCTGCCCGGCCCTGGAGGAGAGAGCCGGCTGCCTGGAGTACGCGACGCCGCAGGGCCAGGACTGCGGGCATGCCTTCGGTACTGCGCTTTCCTTAATTGCTGTCCCTGGGTG TCCCTGCCTTTATAACTACCTCTGCGTTCAACAAGGAGCGAACAAGACAGGCGGTCTCCCCACACTGGACCACAAACACAGAGGACGCTGG aTACTGTATGGAGTTCAAGACAGAGTCATTGACTCACCACTGTGCCATGGAAAATCGCCCCCTGACCCGATGGATGCAATATCTCCGAGAGGGCTACACAGTGTGTGTGGACTGTCAGCCTCCAGCTATGAACTCTGTGAGCCTTCGTTGTTCTGGCGATGGCTTGGACTCTGA
- the SBSPON gene encoding somatomedin-B and thrombospondin type-1 domain-containing protein isoform X3: protein MHHLPMLPEAVLTEMTLHVNEKARPCIVGEWSPWSGCAGQCRPTARVRRRAVQQEPQNGGEPCPALEERAGCLEYATPQGQDCGHAFVPAFITTSAFNKERTRQAVSPHWTTNTEDAGYCMEFKTESLTHHCAMENRPLTRWMQYLREGYTVCVDCQPPAMNSVSLRCSGDGLDSDGNQTLHWQAIGNPRCQGTWKKVRRVEQCSCPAVHSFIFI from the exons ATGCATCACCTGCCAATGCTGCCGGAAGCAGTTTTGACTGAAATGACATTACATGTGAATGAAAAAG CTCGCCCGTGCATCGTTGGGGAGTGGAGCCCCTGGAGCGGTTGTGCCGGCCAGTGTCGGCCCACGGCGCGCGTGCGGAGGCGCGCGGTGCAGCAGGAGCCTCAGAACGGCGGCGAGCCCTGCCCGGCCCTGGAGGAGAGAGCCGGCTGCCTGGAGTACGCGACGCCGCAGGGCCAGGACTGCGGGCATGCCTTCG TCCCTGCCTTTATAACTACCTCTGCGTTCAACAAGGAGCGAACAAGACAGGCGGTCTCCCCACACTGGACCACAAACACAGAGGACGCTGG aTACTGTATGGAGTTCAAGACAGAGTCATTGACTCACCACTGTGCCATGGAAAATCGCCCCCTGACCCGATGGATGCAATATCTCCGAGAGGGCTACACAGTGTGTGTGGACTGTCAGCCTCCAGCTATGAACTCTGTGAGCCTTCGTTGTTCTGGCGATGGCTTGGACTCTGACGG AAATCAGACCCTCCATTGGCAAGCAATTGGCAATCCTCGATGTCAAGGAACTTGGAAAAAAGTTCGGCGGGTAGAACAGTGTTCTTGTCCAGCTGTtcacagtttcatttttatatag